The Microbacter sp. GSS18 genome has a segment encoding these proteins:
- a CDS encoding biotin--[acetyl-CoA-carboxylase] ligase has translation MAVSADSLPLTRRVSPRVEVLASTGSTNADLVALVGAAPDAWPHLSVLLTDDQRAGRGRLDRVWKAPAGTALAVSVLLRVAELPAAARGWLPLAAGAAMTRAVAAQSATAPVRARLKWPNDVLLFDHRLPDDPGRKLCGILAEVVAVDPDAVVIGAGVNTAMSADQLPVDTAVSLQVVGLDADIDRLLADYLRDLDEQLRALVAAGGDAREAGVHAAVTRLCVTIGERVKASLPDGETLVGTAVELDPDGRLVVADDAGKRTAVGAGDVVHVR, from the coding sequence ATGGCCGTCTCCGCCGATTCCCTGCCCCTCACGCGCCGCGTGAGCCCCCGCGTCGAGGTCCTGGCGTCGACCGGCTCGACCAACGCCGACCTGGTCGCCCTCGTCGGCGCCGCCCCGGATGCCTGGCCCCACCTGTCGGTGCTCCTCACCGACGACCAGCGGGCGGGCCGCGGTCGCCTGGACCGGGTGTGGAAGGCTCCGGCCGGAACGGCCCTGGCCGTCTCTGTGCTGCTGCGCGTCGCCGAGCTGCCCGCCGCCGCGCGAGGCTGGCTCCCGCTCGCCGCCGGAGCGGCGATGACGCGCGCGGTCGCCGCGCAGTCGGCGACCGCGCCCGTGCGGGCGCGACTGAAGTGGCCCAACGACGTGCTGCTGTTCGATCATCGGCTCCCCGACGATCCGGGCCGAAAGCTGTGCGGCATCCTCGCGGAGGTCGTCGCCGTGGACCCGGATGCCGTCGTGATCGGTGCGGGCGTGAACACCGCGATGAGCGCCGACCAGCTGCCGGTCGACACCGCCGTGTCGCTCCAGGTGGTCGGCCTCGACGCCGACATCGACCGCCTGCTGGCGGACTACCTGCGCGATCTCGACGAGCAGCTGCGCGCGCTCGTGGCGGCGGGCGGCGATGCCCGCGAGGCCGGCGTGCACGCCGCCGTCACCCGCCTGTGCGTCACGATCGGCGAGCGGGTGAAGGCGAGCCTGCCGGACGGTGAGACGCTCGTCGGCACCGCCGTCGAGCTCGATCCCGACGGACGCCTCGTCGTCGCCGACGATGCCGGGAAGCGCACCGCGGTGGGGGCGGGGGACGTCGTCCACGTGCGGTGA